A region from the Chrysoperla carnea chromosome 4, inChrCarn1.1, whole genome shotgun sequence genome encodes:
- the LOC123297869 gene encoding uncharacterized protein LOC123297869 produces MGDDGIEGFNYIIKRPTFAPICFGSKLNRDSLPLAGPGLSSFMARSVLEQFPTLAPNTYDVKGQDSLDDVLNKKSSTKGSIGQEPRFRETYTNIAPTSTKYNMRVFPKKTKRNKISFKQSAKRFPPVLYKDNPGPGTYNLSKTKKREIPFCHKFGGPAILKPAVPIECVPLNLHVCEMCHLTPLVDFWQKSFTTCMCIQCYSEEFEEHSKYSSKQLREFKLMRDCSFMHDHQGTNTYKTTLPAKYLKKKILIETYLSQYFDEFIPQPIHDIPVKLINISKPDTINFKDTTQFYSQFKQYLMSISKRKANKRRLLINAGNDLMDD; encoded by the exons ATGGGGGATGATGGTATAGAAG gatttaactatattataaagCGTCCAACATTTGCACCAATATGTTTTGGATCAAAGTTAAATCGAGATTCACTGCCGCTTGCTGGTCCTGGTTTGTCATCGTTTATGGCAAGATCAGTTTTAGAACAATTTCCAACATTGGCGCCCAACACTTACGACGTCAAAGGACAAGATTCTTTAGATGATGTTTTGAATAag aaaagTAGCACAAAGGGATCAATTGGACAAGAACCACGTTTTCGGGAGACATATACAAATATTGCACCAACTAGCACCAAATACAATATGCgtgtatttccaaaaaaaacgaaaaggaataaaatttcattcaagcAATCAGCTAAGAGATTTCCACCTGTGCTATACAAAGATAATCCAGg gCCAGGTACTTATAACTTATCCAAAACTAAAAAACGAGAAATTCCTTTTTGTCATAAATTCGGAGGTCCGGCGATACTAAAACCTGCTGTACCAATTGAATGTGTACCTTTGAATTTACATGTTTGTGAAATGTGTCATTTAACACCACTAGTTGATTTTTGGCAGAAAAGTTTTACAACTTGTATGTGTATTCAATGTTATAGTGAAGAATTTGAGGAGCATAGCAAATATTCGTCAAAACAACTTCGAGAATTTAAA TTAATGCGAGATTGTTCATTTATGCACGACCATCAAGGTACCAACACATATAAAACAACTCTGCCagcaaagtatttaaaaaagaaaattttaattgaaacataCTTAAGCCAGTACTTCGATGAATTCATTCCCCAGCCCATTCATGATATAcctgttaaattaataaatatttcgaaaccTGATACAATTAATTTCAAAGATACAACTCAATTCTATTCACAATTTAAGCAATATTTAATGAGTATATCTAAACGTAAAGCAAATAAGCGAAGATTATTGATTAATGCAGGAAACGATTTGATGGATGATtaa